One Candidatus Acidulodesulfobacterium ferriphilum genomic window, GGGTATAACACTATTTTTAATTTTCTTTATAAAATAATTTTCTTGCAATAAAAATGTAAAAATGATAAAAAGTTAAATTTAGTATTTGTAATGTTCGCGTTTTTTATTTTAAATTAACCAAAATCGTACCCGTCTGTCAATGGTGCTTGTTTAACTTACAGGCGGGGAGAAAAAAGCACTTAAGGAGAAGAAATGCCATTTAATGTTACAATTAAGCAGTTATTAGAAGCAGGGGTTCATTTTGGACATCAAACGAAAAGATGGAATCCAAAGATGAGACCTTATATTTACGGGTCAAGAAATGGGATACATATCGTTGACCTTCAAAAATCTATTTCTTATTTTCAATCGGCATACAATAAGTTGCTGGAAATCGCGCAAGACGGAGGGACGATTCTTTTTATCGGCACAAAAAAGCAGGCAAATCCTATCGTTGCAGAAGAAGCAAAAAGGTGCAATATGCCTTATGTTAATGAGAGGTGGCTCGGGGGCATGCTTACTAATTTTGCCACCATTAAGCTTTCCATCCAAAGATTAAAAGAACTTGAAGGACTTAAAGAATCGGAAGAATTTGCTAAATTTACAAAAAAAGAAATGTCAAAGATGGATAAAGAGATTTTAAAACTTCAAAAAATTCTTAACGGAATTAGAGATGTTGAGAAAATTCCCGATGCCGTTTTTATCGTAGATATTCACCATGAAATAATTGCGGCTAAAGAAGCAAAGAGACTTAATGTTCCAATTATAGGCGTTGCGGATACAAATGCCGA contains:
- the rpsB gene encoding 30S ribosomal protein S2 encodes the protein MPFNVTIKQLLEAGVHFGHQTKRWNPKMRPYIYGSRNGIHIVDLQKSISYFQSAYNKLLEIAQDGGTILFIGTKKQANPIVAEEAKRCNMPYVNERWLGGMLTNFATIKLSIQRLKELEGLKESEEFAKFTKKEMSKMDKEILKLQKILNGIRDVEKIPDAVFIVDIHHEIIAAKEAKRLNVPIIGVADTNADPALADYLIPGNDDAIRAIKLVLSTMADAVIEGRKIYEERFSKGKTSENMAEGISEETFAVPGAADEGTNSGNEDADVSI